Proteins from one Monodelphis domestica isolate mMonDom1 chromosome 6, mMonDom1.pri, whole genome shotgun sequence genomic window:
- the OSBPL5 gene encoding oxysterol-binding protein-related protein 5 — MKEENFLRRRFSLCPPSSTPQKIDPRKLTRNLFFSGDHEIYPLSPGKDVEASNGVSLMKDEVPQTPISMPKALQTNDYRFCNGSDRESLSPTAKVIKKETLKVQKRNYRQEKKRATQQLFSALKDPGVVIMADWLKIRGTLKSWTKLWCILKPGVLLVYKTPKVGQWVGTILLHSCELIERPSKKDGFCFKLFHPLDQSIWAMKGPKGENVGSITQPLPSSYLIFRAPSESDGRCWLDALELALRCSSLFRLSTSKQGKDGELTGQLDSLHMPLDGLLHGGTISDQDLFHLHEGSLENHQLEHDAFSDRSEKDTIEESENDTRENSRKTNDSESDQSETPGELGQEKKGTTYIEQIYEEFGETGESSQTETVSEENKSLIWILLKQLRPGMDLSRVVLPTFILEPRSFLNKLSDYYYHADLLSQAVLEEDPFSRMKHVVRWYLSGFYKKPKGIKKPYNPILGETFRCCWYHPQTNSHTFYVAEQVSHHPPVSAFHVSNRKDGFCITGSILAKSKFYGNSLSALLEGKATLTFLSRGEEYVITMPYAHCKGILYGTMTMELGGKVTIECEKNNYQAELEFKLKPFFGGSSGLNQISGKIKSGEDVVASLEGHWDREVYISDPKNGGPDVFWNPTAEIRRQRLKRHIVLFEEQKELESERLWQHVTSAIHKGDQLKATQEKFVLEEEQRRRARERQEALLDWKPRLFLQDPSSHEWRYRHEDLRPWDPLADIAQFEQDGRLQTLGRRKPLRLSAHPAVFGSPTARHKRPGKDCRHRKASDQPSNHSQNTESSCSTPESVQDLSDDEGDADCESSCARCGKESQHLKDIHTAVLSLQKAQQDIHRNLTALNKKSLCRRTPGSFLQSSRCWFLLCVFLTCQLFINYVLK; from the exons ATGAAGGAAGAGAACTTCCTACGGCGCAGGTTTTCCCTCTGTCCACCTTCCTCCACCCCTCAGAAAATTGATCCTCGGAAACTGACCAGGAACCTGTTCTTCAGTGGAGACCATGAAATCTACCCGCTCAGTCCAG GGAAAGACGTGGAAGCCAGCAATGGTGTTTCCCTGATGAAGGATGAAGTGCCTCAGACACCCATCTCCATGCCCAAAGCCCTGCAG ACCAATGACTACAGGTTTTGCAATGGATCTGACAGGGAATCCTTGTCACCAACTGCCAAAGTCATCAAGAAAGAGACTCTCAAG GTCCAAAAGAGGAACTATCGGCAGGAGAAGAAACGAGCCACCCAGCAGCTCTTCAGTGCCCTCAAGGACCCCGGGGTGGTCATCATGGCGGACTGGCTGAAG ATCCGGGGGACCCTGAAGAGCTGGACCAAGCTGTGGTGCATCCTGAAGCCGGGCGTGCTCCTGGTCTACAAGACGCCCAAAGTGGGCCAGTGGGTGGGCACCATTCTCCTCCACTCGTGCGAGCTCATTGAGCGACCCTCCAAGAAGGACGGCTTCTGCTTCAAGCTCTTCCACCCCCTGGACCAATCCATCTGGGCCATGAAG GGTCCAAAAGGCGAGAACGTGGGCTCCATCACCCAGCCCCTCCCCAGCAGCTACCTGATCTTCAGGGCGCCCTCAGAGTCTGACG GCCGCTGCTGGCTGGATGCCTTGGAGCTGGCCCTGCGCTGCTCTAGCCTCTTCCGGCTCAGCACCTCCAAACAGGGGAAGGACGGAGAGCTGACTGGCCAACTGGACTCTCTCCATATGCCCCTGGACGGGCTGCTGCACGGCGGTACCATCTCAGACCAGGATCTCTTCCA CCTGCACGAGGGCTCCCTGGAAAACCACCAGCTGGAGCACGACGCCTTCTCAGACAGGTCGGAGAAAGACACCATCGAGGAGTCGGAGAACGACACCCGGGAGAACAGCCGCAAGACCAACGACAGCGAGAGCGACCAGTCCGAGACCCCCGGAGAGCTGGGCCAGGAGAAGAAGGGGACCACCTACATCGAGCAGATATACGAAGAGTTTGGCGAG ACGGGAGAATCGTCACAGACCGAGACCGTGTCGGAGGAAAACAAAAGCCTGATCTGGATCCTCCTGAAGCAGCTGCGGCCGGGCATGGACCTGTCGCGCGTGGTGCTGCCCACCTTCATCCTGGAGCCGCGCTCCTTCCTGAACAAGCTCTCCGATTACTACTACCACGCGGACCTGCTGTCCCA AGCCGTCCTCGAAGAAGATCCCTTCAGTCGTATGAAGCACGTCGTACGCTGGTATCTGTCCGGCTTCTACAAGAAACCGAAG GGAATCAAGAAGCCGTACAATCCCATCCTGGGAGAGACCTTCCGCTGCTGCTGGTATCACCCACAGACCAACAGCCACACCTTCTACGTCGCTGAACAG GTCTCCCACCATCCCCCCGTGTCTGCTTTCCATGTCAGCAATAGGAAGGACGGCTTCTGCATCACTGGCAGCATCCTCGCCAAATCCAAGTTCTACG gaaattcTCTTTCTGCCTTACTGGAGGGTAAAGCCACGCTGACGTTCCTGAGCAGAGGCGAGGAATACGTCATCACGATGCCCTACGCTCACTGCAAAG GGATTCTGTACGGCACCATGACCATGGAGCTCGGGGGGAAGGTGACCATCGAGTGTGAGAAGAACAACTACCAAGCAGAGCTGGAGTTCAAGCTCAAG CCCTTCTTCGGAGGCAGCTCCGGCCTTAACCAGATCTCCGGCAAGATCAAGTCGGGAGAAGACGTGGTCGCCAGCCTCGAGGGACACTGG GACCGGGAGGTGTACATCAGCGACCCCAAGAACGGCGGCCCCGACGTCTTCTGGAACCCGACGGCAGAGATCCGCAGGCAGAGGCTGAAGCGCCACATCGTGCTCTTTGAGGAGCAAAAGGAGCTGGAGTCGGAGAG ACTGTGGCAGCACGTGACGAGCGCCATCCACAAGGGCGACCAGCTGAAGGCGACGCAGGAGAAGTTCGTGCTGGAGGAGGAGCAGCGGCGACGGGCCCGGGAGAGGCAGGAGGCCCTGCTCGACTGGAAGCCGCGGCTCTTCCTGCAGGACCCCAGCTCGCACGAGTGGCGCTACAGGCACGAGGA CCTCCGGCCCTGGGACCCTCTAGCAGACATCGCGCAGTTTGAGCAGGACGGCCGACTGCAGACGCTGGGGCGGCGCAAGCCTCTGAGGCTCTCCGCTCACCCGGCCGTGTTCGGCAGCCCCACAGCCCGGCACAAG AGGCCAGGAAAAGACTGCAGGCACCGGAAAGCCAGTGACCAGCCCTCCAACCACAGCCAGAACACGGAGAGCAGTTGTTCCACCCCCGAGTCTGTGCAGGACCTGTCTGACGATGAAGGGGATGCAG